A genome region from Clostridiales bacterium includes the following:
- a CDS encoding ACP S-malonyltransferase, translating to MDKKIAFVFSGQGAQYRGMGQELYRTNQSAQKVFDALEKIKPGLKKMCFEADETELCLTINAQPCLFAVSLAAAGALEEYGIRAQACAGFSLGELSAIVYAKMLDLESGFRLVLKRAQAMQDCAELYKGGMAAVIGQENSAVEDLCARIGVFPVNYNCPGQLTIAGDAHKIDQFIATAAQKGIRVIKLAVNGAFHCPHMNQAAQEIKQYLENITIGDSAIDIYSNAIGQKYTKPYGDLIYRQINSPVKWQSIIEKMIDDGVNIFIEVGAGKTLSKFIKKINNSVQIYNVEDQNSLKAVTNALS from the coding sequence ATGGATAAAAAAATAGCGTTTGTTTTTTCGGGGCAGGGCGCGCAATATCGCGGAATGGGTCAAGAATTATACCGGACCAACCAAAGCGCCCAAAAAGTGTTTGACGCTTTGGAAAAAATTAAGCCGGGTTTAAAAAAAATGTGTTTTGAGGCCGACGAGACCGAGCTTTGTTTGACAATCAACGCCCAGCCATGTTTGTTTGCCGTAAGCCTTGCGGCGGCAGGCGCGTTGGAAGAGTATGGAATAAGGGCGCAGGCTTGCGCGGGCTTTTCTTTGGGCGAACTTTCCGCCATTGTTTACGCCAAGATGCTTGATTTGGAAAGCGGCTTTAGGCTTGTTCTCAAAAGAGCCCAAGCGATGCAAGACTGCGCCGAGCTTTATAAAGGCGGCATGGCTGCGGTAATCGGCCAAGAAAACAGCGCGGTTGAAGACTTATGCGCGAGAATAGGGGTTTTTCCCGTCAACTACAATTGCCCCGGTCAATTAACCATAGCGGGCGACGCCCATAAAATTGACCAGTTTATCGCCACGGCTGCCCAAAAAGGCATAAGGGTTATTAAGCTTGCGGTAAACGGAGCTTTCCATTGCCCGCATATGAATCAAGCGGCGCAAGAAATCAAACAATATCTAGAAAATATAACTATTGGCGATTCCGCGATAGATATTTACTCAAACGCTATAGGTCAAAAATATACAAAGCCTTACGGCGATTTGATATACAGGCAGATTAACAGCCCGGTAAAATGGCAATCAATAATAGAAAAAATGATTGACGACGGCGTCAATATATTCATTGAAGTCGGCGCGGGCAAGACATTGAGCAAGTTTATCAAAAAGATAAATAATTCTGTCCAAATATATAATGTAGAAGACCAAAATTCTTTAAAGGCGGTAACAAATGCTTTATCCTGA
- the fabK gene encoding enoyl-[acyl-carrier-protein] reductase FabK, translating to MFNTRVCQILGIKYPIIQGGMAWIADARLASAVSNAGGLGLIASMSAGPDWVREQIRTAKRLTDKPFGVNIMLMSPYAADVAQVVIEEGVKIVTTGAGSPSAYMKDWINAGIKVCPVVASSTLAAMMEKIGAACVIVEGSEAGGHIGDLTTMALVPQACDKVSIPVIAAGGIADGRGLAAAFMLGAEGVQMGTRFLVAKECMIHQNYKDKVIRAKDTDTIVTGRRVGHPVRCLKTPFSREYIKKENSLECTNEEIGQLGAGALRLAALEGDEEKGCFMAGQIAGLVTKEQTAQEIIEEIINSAREIFKKAKKWIKK from the coding sequence ATGTTTAACACAAGAGTTTGCCAAATTTTAGGGATAAAATATCCTATTATTCAAGGCGGCATGGCTTGGATAGCGGACGCGCGCCTAGCGAGCGCGGTGTCAAACGCGGGCGGTTTGGGCCTTATAGCTTCCATGAGCGCGGGACCCGATTGGGTGCGCGAGCAAATAAGAACGGCAAAACGGCTAACGGACAAGCCTTTTGGCGTCAATATTATGCTTATGAGCCCTTATGCCGCAGATGTCGCCCAAGTAGTAATAGAAGAAGGCGTAAAAATAGTAACGACAGGCGCGGGCAGCCCCTCGGCTTATATGAAAGATTGGATTAACGCCGGCATTAAGGTTTGTCCCGTGGTCGCGTCGTCCACTTTGGCGGCAATGATGGAAAAAATCGGCGCGGCTTGCGTTATCGTGGAAGGCAGCGAGGCGGGCGGACATATAGGCGACCTTACCACTATGGCTTTGGTCCCTCAAGCGTGCGACAAAGTCAGCATTCCTGTGATAGCCGCGGGCGGAATAGCCGACGGCAGAGGCTTGGCGGCCGCGTTTATGTTGGGCGCGGAAGGCGTCCAAATGGGCACGCGGTTTTTGGTCGCCAAGGAATGCATGATTCACCAAAACTACAAAGACAAGGTAATTCGCGCTAAAGACACCGACACCATTGTTACAGGCAGGCGGGTAGGCCATCCCGTCCGATGCCTAAAGACGCCTTTTTCCAGAGAGTATATCAAAAAAGAAAACAGCCTTGAATGCACCAATGAGGAGATTGGGCAGCTAGGCGCGGGCGCGCTAAGACTCGCCGCGCTTGAAGGCGACGAGGAAAAGGGCTGTTTTATGGCGGGACAAATCGCGGGGCTTGTAACGAAAGAACAGACAGCCCAAGAAATAATAGAAGAAATAATAAATTCAGCCCGAGAAATTTTCAAAAAGGCGAAAAAATGGATAAAAAAATAG
- the fabG gene encoding 3-oxoacyl-[acyl-carrier-protein] reductase, with amino-acid sequence MLYPDDIKILKDKVAVITGASRGIGKAIALSLARCGADIAIIDCGGAQKAEQAIAEIEQYGVKAKAYQCDVSDFNKTSQTVSKILEDFLTIDILVNNAGITIDKLILTMTEEDFAKVLDVNLKGAFNMIKHVCPIMAKKRYGKIINISSVSGIMGNVGQANYAASKAGLIGLSKTVAKEYASRNIKCNAIAPGFIKTDMTDQLSDNIKEQVINAIPMKKMGETQDVANLAVFLASPYSDYITGEVIKVDGGLCI; translated from the coding sequence ATGCTTTATCCTGATGATATAAAAATTTTAAAAGACAAGGTCGCGGTGATAACGGGCGCTTCAAGAGGCATAGGCAAAGCCATAGCCTTAAGCCTTGCCCGTTGCGGCGCTGATATCGCTATAATTGACTGCGGCGGCGCCCAAAAGGCCGAACAAGCCATCGCGGAAATAGAACAATACGGCGTAAAGGCCAAGGCTTATCAATGCGATGTTTCCGATTTTAATAAAACAAGCCAAACGGTTTCCAAAATTTTGGAAGACTTTTTGACCATTGATATATTGGTGAACAACGCCGGCATTACGATTGACAAATTGATTTTGACGATGACCGAAGAGGATTTTGCCAAAGTTTTGGATGTCAATCTAAAAGGCGCGTTTAATATGATCAAACATGTTTGTCCCATAATGGCCAAAAAACGATACGGCAAAATTATCAATATATCTTCGGTCTCGGGGATTATGGGCAATGTCGGCCAAGCTAATTACGCCGCATCCAAGGCGGGCTTGATAGGGCTTAGCAAAACAGTCGCTAAAGAATACGCTTCCCGCAATATCAAATGCAACGCGATAGCGCCCGGGTTTATAAAAACCGATATGACCGACCAGCTTAGCGACAACATAAAAGAACAAGTAATCAACGCCATACCAATGAAAAAAATGGGCGAAACGCAAGATGTGGCTAATTTAGCCGTATTTTTGGCGAGCCCTTATTCGGATTATATAACAGGCGAGGTAATAAAAGTTGACGGAGGATTATGTATCTAA